A stretch of the Phyllopteryx taeniolatus isolate TA_2022b chromosome 5, UOR_Ptae_1.2, whole genome shotgun sequence genome encodes the following:
- the cav2 gene encoding caveolin-2: MGPEKEKSDTSIMVDEDEFNRSIVPMLARKEDRLPSAQEDRDPDDVNAHLKVGFDDVIAEPASARTFDRVWICSHATFEVVKLGLYRLLGALLAVPLAFLLGLVFAALSLVHIWLVMPGIRSFLVVLPSLQLVWTSLTNMLVAPFFRSLGTSLSSVHVQHVDQ; the protein is encoded by the exons ATGGGTCCGGAGAAGGAGAAGTCGGACACGAGCATCATGGTGGACGAGGACGAGTTCAACAGGTCAATCGTACCCATGCTGGCCCGGAAGGAGGACCGGTTGCCGTCCGCGCAGGAAGACCGAGACCCCGACGACGTCAACGCGCACCTcaag GTGGGCTTCGATGATGTCATCGCCGAGCCGGCATCCGCTCGGACCTTCGACCGGGTTTGGATTTGCAGCCACGCCACTTTCGAGGTGGTCAAATTGGGCCTGTACCGGCTTCTCGGGGCGCTGTTGGCCGTGCCCCTCGCCTTCCTCCTCGGACTCGTCTTCGCCGCTCTCAGCCTCGTACACATCTG GCTGGTGATGCCGGGCATCCGGAGCTTCCTGGTGGTTCTGCCGTCCCTGCAGCTGGTGTGGACGAGCCTGACGAACATGTTGGTGGCGCCGTTCTTCCGCAGCCTGGGCACGAGCTTGTCCTCTGTCCACGTCCAGCACGTGGACCAATGA